A window from Agrobacterium tumefaciens encodes these proteins:
- a CDS encoding tartrate dehydrogenase, which translates to MKTHRIALIPGDGIGQSVTDAAWQVLNAVAKTSGFAFEGTEFPWSCAFYKETGAMMPKDGIETLRGFDAIMLGAVGWPAEVPDSVSLHGLLLPIRKAFVQYANIRPHRLLPGVQGPLKADGFDILCIRENTEGEYSGAGGRVHQGTEDEVAVETSIFTRKGVERILRFGFEQAQKRRGKLASITKSNAQKYSMVFWDEVTHRLAAEYPDVEVSSYHIDAMAARMVMAPESLDVVVASNLFGDILTDLGAAIQGGLGFAASANINPDRSAPSMFEPVHGSAPDIAHLGIANPIATIWSGAMMLDHLGEKDAAAKIMAALETATGRGIGTVPGKDKTETITAAVLAALA; encoded by the coding sequence TTGAAAACGCATCGCATCGCACTCATTCCCGGGGACGGCATCGGCCAAAGCGTGACGGACGCGGCGTGGCAGGTTCTCAATGCCGTCGCCAAAACCTCCGGTTTTGCGTTTGAAGGAACAGAATTCCCCTGGTCCTGCGCCTTCTACAAGGAAACCGGGGCGATGATGCCGAAGGACGGCATCGAAACGCTGCGCGGCTTCGACGCCATCATGCTCGGCGCGGTCGGCTGGCCGGCGGAAGTGCCTGACTCGGTGTCGCTGCACGGTCTGCTGCTGCCGATCCGCAAGGCTTTCGTGCAATATGCCAATATCCGCCCGCACCGGCTGCTGCCCGGCGTGCAAGGGCCCTTGAAAGCCGATGGCTTCGATATTCTCTGCATTCGCGAAAATACGGAAGGTGAATATTCCGGCGCCGGTGGCCGCGTGCATCAGGGCACGGAGGACGAGGTGGCCGTCGAAACATCGATCTTCACGCGCAAGGGCGTGGAGCGGATTTTGCGCTTCGGTTTCGAGCAAGCGCAAAAGCGCCGCGGCAAGCTCGCCTCCATCACCAAGTCGAACGCCCAGAAATATTCGATGGTGTTCTGGGACGAGGTAACCCACAGGCTCGCGGCGGAATATCCTGACGTCGAGGTTTCGAGCTACCATATCGACGCCATGGCGGCGCGCATGGTGATGGCGCCGGAAAGCCTTGATGTCGTGGTCGCCTCCAACCTCTTCGGCGATATTCTGACCGATCTCGGCGCTGCCATTCAGGGCGGCCTTGGCTTTGCCGCCTCCGCCAACATCAATCCCGACCGCAGCGCGCCCTCGATGTTCGAGCCGGTGCACGGTTCGGCCCCCGACATTGCCCATCTCGGCATCGCCAACCCCATCGCCACCATCTGGTCCGGCGCGATGATGCTCGATCATCTCGGCGAAAAGGATGCAGCCGCAAAGATCATGGCGGCACTGGAAACGGCGACCGGCCGGGGCATCGGGACCGTGCCGGGCAAGGATAAGACGGAAACCATCACCGCCGCGGTTCTCGCGGCACTCGCCTGA